The following is a genomic window from Flavobacterium sp..
TGGCAACCTGTGCGATGTTTGGTATTCCGCCTGAAGGAATTGCATTAATTTTACCAATTGACCATTTTTGTGATATGGCAAGAAGTATGACGAATGTTTTAGGAAACGCATTGTCAACTGCCGCAATTGATAAATGGGAAGCTAAATCAGAAGAGCAACATGGATAATTTTCATTGGACCAAACTTTTTAATCCTGAATTCTATATTACAATGGAAATCGGTGGAATTCCTGTTGGAATTTATATGGTTTTGTTTATTGTTTTTGCAGAAACTGGTTTGTTTGCTGGATTCTTTTTACCAGGTGATAGTTTGTTATTTCTTTCAGGAATTTACAGCCGTGAGTTAGTAGAAACCTTTTTCATGATTCCAAGTGATTTATCGAATGTTACTATTTTAGCTTTATTAATTGCTACTGCGGCAACTTTAGGAAATGTTTTCGGCTATTGGTTTGGTGCAAAAAGCGGTCAATTTTTATACAATAAAGAAGATAGTTTCTTTTTCAAAAAGAAATATTTATATGAGTCACAAGCATTTTTTGAAAAACACGGCGGAAAAGCTATCATATTTGCTCGTTTTTTACCTATCGTTAGAACATTTGTGCCCATTATTGCCGGAATTGTGCACATGCCAAAAAGCAAATTTATGTTCTATAACGTGTTAAGTTCGCTATTATGGTCGTTCCTATTGGTTTTTGCGGGACATTATTTATATGGATTGTTTAATGAAGAATTAGGAATTGATTTAAAGAAACATATAGAAACCATTATTTTAATTTTAATTGCTGTAACCTCGTTTCCATTGATAATGAAAGCGATTAAAGCAAGAAAAAAGCCTACGAATTAATTATTTAATTTGTAACAAGGAGTTCAACTCTTGCTTAATTTTATCAGAATCAGGTGAAGGTGCTTTTGGATTTGATATTTCTCCCTTCGTATCTAATAATACATATCTTGGAATAAAATCAATAGCCAGTTTTTTTAAGTATTCAGAAGTTTTTGGATTGATGATGCAATAACTGTTCTCTGTTAATATTTCAAATTGATTTGCTTTTTTCCATGCTTCAAAATTAGAATCGGTAGACAAATATAAAAAAACAACATTTTTATATTCATCATGTAATTTTCTTGAAGCTGGAAGCGCAGCTCTACATGGCGCACACCAACTAGCCCAAAAATCAATATAGATTACTTTTCCTTTATTAGCTTCAATAATCGCCGATAAGCTGGTTGCTTTTTTGTTCTCATCATACAAAATGACTTCAGAAGTATTTTGTTTTAACGCTTCTACATTGACTAAAAAAGCACTTTCAAAACCTTCTATCAATTTGTCATCGTTCGAATATTTTTTAAAGATTGCAATATAAGCAGATAGCTTTTGCGAATCTGTTTTTGCAATTCTATTTAAGTAGACATACAATAAATATTCTTTCGCTTTAGCAGAAAGCAAGTCCGATTTTTCAATTTGAAGGAAACTATTTTCGTTATCTTCATATTGCATGCTAATATCTTTGGTTTTTGTTTTGTTGTTAGCAGTTTTTAGTTCAAAATCTTTAATTTCTTTTTCGTATTTCTTGATTTTAAATTCATTTTTCACATATAATTCTAAGAAAAAGCGATACGATTTTATCCAAATTAGTGCTTCATTTTTAAGGTTATTTTGATAATCAGAGAAATTTGTTTTTGTATCTGTGTTTAAGGAGTAAAATGTGATATAATTCAATTGAGAATCATACGTTTCTTTTGAAATTTTCTCCGAATTTAAAAGTTCATCCAATGCTATTATAGAATTCTGGATAAAGTTTGCTAATTCCGTTTTATATTCCTTTTCTTCTTTTGAGTTTCTACTTCTTTTATTGTTTTGAAAAAAGACATAATTATCAATCGGAAAACTAAGATTTAATTGCTGTTCTAAATTCAAATCAAACGGTTTTACTTCGCGGTTTACTATTTTGAAATTAGGATAACCATTCTCATAATCAATTTCAACCAGGTCATTGGTGTACAAAATAACTCGTGAACTTTTGTTCAATTCTTTCCAATTGTGGATTAAAAAAATCTTGTCCGATTCAATATTCAATTCTATTGTGTCATTTTTCTCTCTGTTATTTGGCGACAGATAAGTTTCCTTGTACGAGTTAAATTCTGAATAATTAACTAATGCATTCATTCTTTTAAATCCGGAGGTTTCTTCAAAATGATAATTACTTTTTTTAAAAATAAGCGTAATTTTTTTAGTCACATTTTGTGCTGAAAAAAGTTGTGTAAAAAACAATGTTGTTAAAAGTAAATAAATTCTCATTTTTTCGATTTTAAATATCATAACGCAAATAACGAGATTTAGTGTATAACTAAAAACAAATTATTACATTTACTTTTTTAATCAGGTATTCATGCAACTTAGTTATTGGGAATTAAAAAATTGGTTTTCAAATGTTGATTTTACTATCGTAGGTAGTGGAATTGTTGGTTTAAATACTGCATTAGCGCTGCGCGAACGATTTCCCGTTGCTAAAATTTTAATTCTTGAAAAAGGAATTTTACCACAAGGCGCTAGTACAAAAAATGCTGGTTTTGCTTGTTTTGGAAGTATTTCCGAAATCATAGACGATTTAAAAACCCATACTGAAGAAGAAGTAATTCAACTCATTCAAAAACGATATGCAGGTTTGCAATTGCTTCGAAAAAATCTCGGAGATTCTATAATTGATCTAAAACCTTACGGTGGTTACGAGCTATTTTTAAAAGAAGATGAATCGTATTATAACGAATGTATTCAAAAGATTTCTTTTATCAACGACATCATAAAACCACTTTTTAAAACGGATGTTTTCTCAAAAGAAGTAGACCGATTTAATTTTGGAGGCATTTTTGAAAACTTGATTTTCAATCCGTTTGAAGCACAAATCGATACAGGAAATATGATGCAGGCTTTACTAAAAAAAGCACATCAAAACGATATTCTGATTTTGAACAGTCAAACCGTAACAAATTTTGAAGAAGTAAATGATGCAGTTGAGGTTGTAACCAACGGAATCACCTTTAAAACAAATAAATTATTGTTCACGACAAATGGTTTTGCTTCGCAATTAACTAACAATCAAGTGCAACCCGCAAGAGCCCAAGTGTTAATTACAAAACCAATTCCGAATTTAGATATTAGAGGCACTTTTCACTTAGATAAAGGTTATTTTTATTTTAGAAATATCAATGATAGAATTCTTTTTGGTGGTGGAAGAAACTTAGATTTTGCAGGCGAAACCACAACTTCGCACGATACAACAGAATTGATTCAAAATCGTTTGGAAGAGTTGTTAAAAACAGTAATTTTACCCCATCAAAAGTTTGAAATTGAACACCGATGGAGCGGTACAATGGGTGTGGGAACACATAAAAAACCAATCGTAGAACAACTTTCAAATAATGTCTATTGTGGAGTACGTATGGGAGGAATGGGTGTTGCCATAGGCAGTTTAGTCGGACAAGAATTAGCAGATTTAATATAGAATGGCAAAAAAAATCACTTCAAGTAAAAAGTCACCTACAAAAAAAAGAACTACAGGTCAAAAGATAGTACGTTTCTTTTGGTTGCTTTTTTTATGGTTTAATATTATTAGTTTTTTCGTTGTTTTGCTATTGAAATTTGTTCCAGTTCCATTTACACCACTTATGGGAATGAGAGCTTTAGAACACAATGAAGAAGGAAAAGACATGGTTTGCAGTCACGACTGGGTGCCAATAGAAGAAATTTCATTGAATCTTCAAAAAGCAGTTATTGCTAGCGAAGATGGTCGTTTTTTAGAACATTCTGGTTTCGATTTTGAAGCTATGCAAAAAGCTTTCCAGAATAATCAAAAAGGGAAACGTTTAAAAGGCGGAAGTACCATTTCACAACAAACGGCAAAAAATGTTTTTCTTTGGCAAGGCAGAAGTTATGTTCGAAAAGGTTTAGAAGCTTATTATACTGTTTTAATTGAACTAATTTGGGGTAAAAAACGCATCATGGAAGTTTATTTGAATAGTATTGAAATGGGTGATGGCGTTTATGGAGCAGAAGCAGCAGCAAAACATTGGTACAGAAAAGATGCTTCTAGTTTAACTCGTTATGAAGCAGCAGGAATAGCAGCCATATTACCGAGTCCAAGAAGGTATAAAGCATCCAATTCTTCTTCCTACATCAATAGAAGAAAGGCGAAAATTAGTAGAGAAATTAGTTATGTAAAATTAAAATATTGAAAAAAACAGTATTAATCACTGGAGCAGCTGGTGGAATTGGAAAGCAAACAGCACTTTTTTTTGCAGATAAAGGTTGGAATGTAATTGCTACGATGTTATCTCTTGATGAAGCAGAAAGTTTAAAATTTCATTCCAATATTAAATGCTATGAATTAGATGTAGCTTGTTCTGAAAGTATAGAATCTGCTAAGCAAAAAATTATTCTTGAAAATCCAAAAATCGATGTAATTATTAATAATGCGGGTGTTGGTTATAGAAGTTTTGTAGAACTCTCAGAAGATAAAAAAATAGATGCTATTATAAATATAAATTGGTTGGGAGTTGTTAAGGTTTGTAGAGCTTTTATTCCTGTTTTTAGAGTACAAAAAAGCGGACTTTTTATTAATATATCTTCTATTGCGGGGTTGGTTAATCTACCTTTAGGAAGTTTTTATCATTCCACAAAGCAAGCGGTTGAAAGTTTTTCAGAATGCATGGCATACGAATTGTATGATTTAAATATAAAAGTTTGTACTGTTCAATTTGGAAATGCACCCACTTCTTTTCAAAAAAATGTCACTAAATGCTCTACTACTTCTGTAAAGTCATATAATGATTTGATGAATAAAGTAACTGATTTACTTCAAAAAAAATCAAATAAAAACACAACCCTAACGCCGTTAATTATTAATAAATTATACAAAATCGCAGAAAATCCCAATAAAGAATTTAGAAGATATACGATTGGTTTTGACGCGAATTTGATGAAATTTCTTCGAAGAGGATTAGGTTACAAACTGTTCAATTGTCTAATTAGAAAATATACCCTGAAATAATTTTCAATTTTCAGTAACTTTTGTTTTTTGTGAGCGACATATTTATAAAACTAAAATTATGAAAGCACACGAAATAGATTACCATATTTATGGTGAAGAGATGCAATATGTAGAAATTGAATTAGATCCGCAAGAGGTTGTAGTGGCCGAAGCAGGTAGTTTTATGATGATGGAAAATGGCATCAAAATGGAAACTATTTTTGGTGATGGTAGTCAAGACCAACAACAAGGCATTTTTGGGAAATTACTTTCTGCTGGAAAAAGAGTTTTAACGGGCGAAAGTTTGTTTATGACCGCTTATCAAAATCAAGATTTTGGAAAAAGGAAAGTTTCTTTTGCATCACCTTATCCTGGAAAAATTGTTCCAATTGATTTACAGCAATTTGGCGGAAAATTTATTTGTCAAAAAGACTCTTTTTTGTGCGCTGCAAAAGGCGTTTCCGTTGGAATCGAATTTACTAAAAAATTGGGAACAGGCTTGTTTGGTGGCGAAGGTTTCATTATGCAAAAAATAGAAGGAGATGGAATGGCTTTCGTACATTCAGGTGGAACTTTAGCTAAAAAAGAATTACAATCTGGAGAATTACTTCGTGTAGATACAGGTTGTTTAGTTGGTTTTA
Proteins encoded in this region:
- the mtgA gene encoding monofunctional biosynthetic peptidoglycan transglycosylase, encoding MAKKITSSKKSPTKKRTTGQKIVRFFWLLFLWFNIISFFVVLLLKFVPVPFTPLMGMRALEHNEEGKDMVCSHDWVPIEEISLNLQKAVIASEDGRFLEHSGFDFEAMQKAFQNNQKGKRLKGGSTISQQTAKNVFLWQGRSYVRKGLEAYYTVLIELIWGKKRIMEVYLNSIEMGDGVYGAEAAAKHWYRKDASSLTRYEAAGIAAILPSPRRYKASNSSSYINRRKAKISREISYVKLKY
- a CDS encoding TIGR00266 family protein, whose product is MKAHEIDYHIYGEEMQYVEIELDPQEVVVAEAGSFMMMENGIKMETIFGDGSQDQQQGIFGKLLSAGKRVLTGESLFMTAYQNQDFGKRKVSFASPYPGKIVPIDLQQFGGKFICQKDSFLCAAKGVSVGIEFTKKLGTGLFGGEGFIMQKIEGDGMAFVHSGGTLAKKELQSGELLRVDTGCLVGFTKDVDYDIEFVGGIKNTFFGGEGVFFATLRGPGTVYIQSLPFTRLADRIIASAPKAGGSGREEGSLLGGLGRMLDGDNRF
- a CDS encoding DedA family protein gives rise to the protein MDNFHWTKLFNPEFYITMEIGGIPVGIYMVLFIVFAETGLFAGFFLPGDSLLFLSGIYSRELVETFFMIPSDLSNVTILALLIATAATLGNVFGYWFGAKSGQFLYNKEDSFFFKKKYLYESQAFFEKHGGKAIIFARFLPIVRTFVPIIAGIVHMPKSKFMFYNVLSSLLWSFLLVFAGHYLYGLFNEELGIDLKKHIETIILILIAVTSFPLIMKAIKARKKPTN
- a CDS encoding FAD-dependent oxidoreductase, with protein sequence MQLSYWELKNWFSNVDFTIVGSGIVGLNTALALRERFPVAKILILEKGILPQGASTKNAGFACFGSISEIIDDLKTHTEEEVIQLIQKRYAGLQLLRKNLGDSIIDLKPYGGYELFLKEDESYYNECIQKISFINDIIKPLFKTDVFSKEVDRFNFGGIFENLIFNPFEAQIDTGNMMQALLKKAHQNDILILNSQTVTNFEEVNDAVEVVTNGITFKTNKLLFTTNGFASQLTNNQVQPARAQVLITKPIPNLDIRGTFHLDKGYFYFRNINDRILFGGGRNLDFAGETTTSHDTTELIQNRLEELLKTVILPHQKFEIEHRWSGTMGVGTHKKPIVEQLSNNVYCGVRMGGMGVAIGSLVGQELADLI
- a CDS encoding TlpA disulfide reductase family protein; this encodes MRIYLLLTTLFFTQLFSAQNVTKKITLIFKKSNYHFEETSGFKRMNALVNYSEFNSYKETYLSPNNREKNDTIELNIESDKIFLIHNWKELNKSSRVILYTNDLVEIDYENGYPNFKIVNREVKPFDLNLEQQLNLSFPIDNYVFFQNNKRSRNSKEEKEYKTELANFIQNSIIALDELLNSEKISKETYDSQLNYITFYSLNTDTKTNFSDYQNNLKNEALIWIKSYRFFLELYVKNEFKIKKYEKEIKDFELKTANNKTKTKDISMQYEDNENSFLQIEKSDLLSAKAKEYLLYVYLNRIAKTDSQKLSAYIAIFKKYSNDDKLIEGFESAFLVNVEALKQNTSEVILYDENKKATSLSAIIEANKGKVIYIDFWASWCAPCRAALPASRKLHDEYKNVVFLYLSTDSNFEAWKKANQFEILTENSYCIINPKTSEYLKKLAIDFIPRYVLLDTKGEISNPKAPSPDSDKIKQELNSLLQIK
- a CDS encoding SDR family NAD(P)-dependent oxidoreductase, yielding MKKTVLITGAAGGIGKQTALFFADKGWNVIATMLSLDEAESLKFHSNIKCYELDVACSESIESAKQKIILENPKIDVIINNAGVGYRSFVELSEDKKIDAIININWLGVVKVCRAFIPVFRVQKSGLFINISSIAGLVNLPLGSFYHSTKQAVESFSECMAYELYDLNIKVCTVQFGNAPTSFQKNVTKCSTTSVKSYNDLMNKVTDLLQKKSNKNTTLTPLIINKLYKIAENPNKEFRRYTIGFDANLMKFLRRGLGYKLFNCLIRKYTLK